From the Lathyrus oleraceus cultivar Zhongwan6 chromosome 4, CAAS_Psat_ZW6_1.0, whole genome shotgun sequence genome, one window contains:
- the LOC127137942 gene encoding uncharacterized protein LOC127137942, with amino-acid sequence MGGSKASSTSEVGNGLPRCGCNETMKLLVSKSIENPGRKFWKCRNNMNGCGLFLWDDLVSEFAVKETNPSGCRQCEVNKAYLIEFAKEIVEEIDCRVGKLNKLEKLKKKIAMEKRKNLWLMFVIGLSWMLIAAMVKLV; translated from the exons ATGGGTGGCAGCAAGGCATCTTCCACGAGTGAAGTTGGAAACGGCTTACCAAGATGTGGATGCAATGAAACCATGAAGTTGTTGGTCTCCAAGTCAATTGAAAACCCCGGTCGCAAATTTTGGAAATGCAGGAATAATATG AATGGGTGCGGTTTATTTTTGTGGGATGATTTGGTCAGTGAGTTTGCAGTGAAAGAAACCAATCCGTCCGGATGCCGCCAATGTGAAGTCAACAAGGcttatttgattgaatttgcTAAAGAGATTGTTGAGGAGATAGATTGCAGAGTCGGAAAGCTTAACAAGTTAGAAAAACTGAAGAAAAAGATTGCAATGGAAAAGAGGAAAAATTTATGGTTAATGTTTGTAATTGGTCTGTCATGGATGTTGATAGCAGCTATGGTTAAGTTAGTCTAA